In Candidatus Methylomirabilis limnetica, the following proteins share a genomic window:
- a CDS encoding sensor histidine kinase — protein MKGLFDNLGLRAKLLLMMFSLLLLTLASLFVLYWYAERALIDQVEKHTMDLSTAIQISVERLTSKERTDEARLQDYVSRLQRKGVNEISIVSNEEEVIASSNPKRVGAAIDPRQRDLFITARLGETLATEKGQKSYNLIVPIVVGNQRMGYALISMVLDDFAQISRLNFVKRLVVTVLVFGLGIVASLILSWKYTRPIDQVVQAARRVAQGDLRESLPVERNDEIGELTTSFNDMVAKLRANKELEDRLHQAERLSSIGQLASGIAHEIRNPLNFINLSIDHLRSRFSPTDPRSREEFTHLVSWMKSEIHRLNTMITNFLNYGKPLKLEPRPCDLAPLLHDVVSMASGKAEEQGIEIERDSSVDLPRVLVDGEQIKTCFVNVLVNAFQAMPSGGRLSITTALVNGTDPATSTPPAGSERWVEVRFQDTGSGIASEDLQKVFEPYFTTKEVGIGLGLALTKKIVEEHGGVIALTSVRDQGTTVRIRLPVEEQG, from the coding sequence GTGAAGGGGTTGTTCGACAATCTTGGGCTGAGGGCGAAGCTGCTCCTCATGATGTTCTCCCTCCTATTGCTCACGCTGGCCTCGCTGTTCGTGCTGTATTGGTATGCGGAGCGAGCGCTGATCGACCAGGTGGAGAAGCACACGATGGATCTGTCCACCGCCATTCAGATCAGCGTGGAGCGCCTCACCTCCAAGGAGCGGACCGACGAGGCACGCCTCCAGGACTATGTCAGCCGCCTACAACGAAAAGGGGTCAATGAGATCTCCATCGTCAGCAATGAGGAAGAGGTCATCGCCAGCAGCAATCCGAAGCGAGTGGGCGCGGCCATCGACCCCAGGCAGCGGGACCTGTTCATCACCGCCAGACTGGGGGAGACGCTCGCGACCGAGAAAGGTCAAAAGAGCTACAACCTGATTGTGCCGATCGTGGTGGGTAATCAGCGGATGGGCTACGCCCTGATCAGCATGGTGCTGGATGATTTTGCCCAGATCTCGCGACTCAACTTCGTCAAACGGCTGGTTGTTACCGTGTTGGTCTTCGGCCTCGGGATTGTGGCCTCCCTTATTTTGTCCTGGAAGTACACCAGGCCGATCGACCAGGTGGTCCAGGCGGCGCGTCGGGTCGCGCAGGGTGATTTGCGGGAGAGCTTGCCGGTGGAGCGTAACGATGAGATTGGTGAGCTGACCACGAGCTTCAACGACATGGTGGCCAAGTTGCGGGCAAACAAGGAGCTAGAAGACCGCCTGCACCAGGCCGAGCGCCTCTCCAGCATCGGCCAGTTGGCCTCTGGCATCGCGCATGAGATCCGCAATCCGTTGAACTTCATCAACCTGAGCATCGATCATCTGCGGAGTCGGTTTTCGCCCACCGATCCCCGCTCGCGGGAGGAGTTCACCCACCTGGTCTCGTGGATGAAAAGCGAGATCCACCGGCTGAACACCATGATTACCAACTTCCTGAACTATGGCAAGCCGCTCAAGCTTGAGCCGCGCCCGTGTGACCTGGCCCCGCTGCTCCACGATGTTGTGAGCATGGCCAGCGGCAAAGCCGAAGAACAGGGGATTGAGATCGAACGCGACTCCTCGGTTGACCTGCCGCGGGTATTGGTAGACGGTGAGCAGATCAAGACCTGCTTTGTGAATGTTCTGGTGAACGCCTTCCAGGCCATGCCCTCTGGGGGGAGGCTGTCGATCACCACTGCTTTGGTGAACGGGACCGACCCAGCAACCTCAACGCCACCCGCCGGGAGCGAACGATGGGTCGAGGTCCGCTTCCAGGACACTGGGTCCGGAATCGCCTCCGAAGACTTGCAGAAGGTCTTTGAGCCGTACTTTACTACAAAGGAGGTCGGGATCGGGCTGGGA